The window agggAAAAACACCAAAAACGGCTTGACaattatttgtacaaaatttaactTGTTAAACTCGTTTTGACgagggaaaattaaaaataattatgtataaaaattgtttacgtCATGATGTTAGTCACAAAAAGGTCACATCACAGATAAAAACACTCGCATttctgtataaataaaacaaactttattcaTTAATGTTACAAAACCAATGTCATGGCTCTATACAATACAACAACATTTGTTCATCTAAGCGCGGGGTCGAACGTTAAAGCATTCCAAAGCCTTTCGAGTAACTTATGGCTTTCattagcctatctcttagtttCTCTTCGCTGTTATATTCCGGTAATAAGAGTACGTTGAAACACGTATGTGCAGTAGGTAACCTGTCACAATCCGGGCCGTTTCTCGCAATGATTAGTTTCAGATAGCTGAGTCCACCGACGGGGACTCTGTCCGAGCCGGTGGTGAATTCGAGAAGCTTCCGTTTGTCGTCGATGCTAAGACTGTGGACGATGCTCCAGAAATCCCGGATTATTTTGGAGTCGGCGCTGTAGCCGCCGTCGTATTCCGTTGACTTTTCTAGTTCGTTGAAATCGAAGTTCTGAAATGGAGAATCTGTTGTTACCAGTctattactaataaaaaaaatctacgaTTTGAATCTTAGTGTAAGTggctataattaaatttaaagaaatcgACTTAACTCCCCACTACGAATTGGAACTTAAGATAAACTAACGATTTTAAGGCCACAAGTCCATCAACGTGTTGAGAAACGCATACGTGATAGGTGTCGTGGCATGTTTCATTCATCGTGTTTCTCGTTTAAAACTAACAAATATCATTGTTTTTCACAATAAAGtgaatgtgaaataaaatgaataatttaagcATTATAAGTACCAAAGCTGTTTCTCGTGTAAAAGTTAGTTTAGTAAGTGGTTTCTCGTCATTGTTCTTGTCAAAGCTGTTTCTCGATAATGTAGATCTGTTTCtcatcaattaaatattttttttagaatgaaACAATCATACGCAAGTCACGCTGATTATTGTACTCAATAAAAATGCTTATTAGAAGCTATTAGTATTTTGCTTCCCGCTCAAAATTCATTTTCTCGAGTAAATGAATACTTCCTCTACGAAAAAGAAACAAGActgactgttagataatgcatTTAGCATTAAGTCTGCCCATTGTATTAACATTGTTTGTACTTGTTTAGATAAAACTTTCAACCATTTCCAATCGAAAAATAAATCTCCCTAACCTTACTGCCGCAAACCAACGTCTCGACCTCCTCCGGGCGGAACAGAGCCGACAGCGGGCTCTCGTCCGTCACCATCACGAACCCGCGCCTGAACGCCTTAAACTGCGTCTCTACTGACTTGTTTAAGAGGAAATCCGAATATAAGTCGATGAATTcctgaaataaaagtaaggAATAGTTAATAATAGGTAacataatacatttatatatcttctaatttataattatatatatatattatatattatatgtgaCAAATTGTTGCCCTGGACTTTACACCCGTGAATATGTAGCTATTATAATAGCTGTAATTGTAATACTCAtattcgcatttataagtGTTGGAACTAACATATCTTTATCCGCCAGACGAGCCTTTTCGGACGCCTACTACGAATCTAACAAAGTAACTgaaaaaacacaatttacCTTCTTATTTTCTTGTGTAACAAAAATGCTGTCGCCATCTTTCTTGAGATCGTGGAATATGTTATTGCCGAACACGTCTTGGTAGCATATCCTGAAGGTCTGGTAGTACACCTCTTCCAAATCTTCGCCCGTGTATTCCAACATGTCTTTTAGACCTCTGTACAATGTCTGAAAAAGTTTGTAAGATTAGTTCGAAGCTCGAATGAAGAACGCGCAGATTttgttaggtaggtatactaaATTTATGCGAAAGTTCCTTCTTTAACGTTACCCTCACTGCACtcctataatttattaattttaggagatctaattgtaattttaactaCATTTCAACGACGACGTGATATTTGAGGGAAGGCACttgatcaaaataaaagattttaccTTTTCAAAAGTCCCTTCAATACGCAGACGCTATTATATTCTCTCAattgtaagttaaaaatattgctaTACTGCTACTCACAGGATTCCAATCAGCCAAGTCTTCGAATGACCCCTTCTTTCCCATCAGCTTTCTGTACACCACCATTGGAAAGTCCACCGCCAAGATAATGTTGTTGTATATCGCCAAACCTAACACGATACCGATCAGTGTAAACTGCGCTTCGGTCTCGAACGATGTGGGGTTGAACCTGAAATGAAATTACATTGTATAAACCATAATAATTATGCAGTGTGGTGTGTCGGGAACACTTCAGAATAGTCGtcaggatgtcgtaaaatgtggAACTAATGGAAAGGCTATTATGAACGTGgggttcttcttgtagacgatgggctagcaacttgtcactatttgaatctcagtaccatcatttagccatacatctgtacttggcctttcagtcttttcaagcctattggctctatcttccccgcaggggataaagacgtgactatatgtatgtttaatccataattttattgtagtgaatttttttactatatccTCCCACAGCTGAGCAAAAGTCACCCGTTCAGGTCGCCATGTATTTATTCAAGGAAATCATAAGATTCCCATCTTCTTTTTAGGGCTGATATTAGTACCGGGACTAAAGCAAAAAAAGCTCACGATAGCTTGTAGtaagtacattaaaaaaattgttcgtTCCtagactattatttttaaagaaaaatccaagttttataaaaaactgaaaagaaTTTTGATAGGATACATACCAAACGGTATTGGAGTCTGGATGGTGCGTGAACATGCCGTAGTCCGGATTGAAGATCTCCTCCACTATGAGCTGGAAGAACTCCTTGCTGACGCCGCCCTCGTCCACGCCCTGCTCCCCTTCGAACTCTACCACCAATTGCTTCTTCAGGTCAAGCACGCGCTCCATGGCTATCATTTCCAACTGAGAacaataaaagataattttaaacattatattcTTTCTTGGAAGATACCCTTTCTCGGTAACCTGAATCAATATGTGACCTAAAAAAGCTAAATCAaatgtgtaggtatatacacCGGCCTTTATGatatagaaaaagttattatagtagttttaataatttttaaatgttgattatttaatataacacTTTACTATTCTCATTAATTTGTTAGTAAAGATAGTTTGATTAGATTTAGTTAagtctctttttttatttagaatgcCACACCTGAAATGCAGGAAGTTTTAATGACGTTCCAATATGGTAAAATAGTTACAGCACAATAGTATTATAGTAGTATAgtaaaatagtaagtacaatACCGCCACaaactatttgtattttttctttccaaaACTAGCATACAATATCCTGTTGAGGACGTAATGTATTCGCATACTGACCTCTACTAGGGCATCGTCTATAATATGCGTTCGCCGCACTTTGAGCCTGAGGAAAGGCATGGGCGGCACGGCGCCGACGACCGCGTGGAACATCGACACGCGTCTCTCCGAATGCATGCGGATTCGATTCTCGTAGTAAAGGCCCAGAGATTTGGTCGCTGGAGTCAGGATGAACGGATACCGTAGGAACGTGAATTTCTtacctaaaatatttaagggttgattatttattttcattaattaggAATACATTAAAGTTGGTATTAATTATTGGGATTTGATAACATGATAATACCAAGAATTAATGTGTATTCGTTATTCTATGGgtcatataaaaatgaatcatCATATCCAGATTAAAAACGTTGCACATTAAACATTGataaattagtttgaatgctactcaataataagataaaatattgtgagacaattaaagaaatatttaaccaTAATTCAAGCTGGGTTAAGTTTATCTATGTGAatgtaatgatagaattatatACATAGTCATTAAgacttattacattttttgttccaaTCAAAGTCATAGGGGAACTCTCTCCAGAGGTCACAGAACTGGGTCATGActaaaatttgtataataattttatcagaacaaaataaataaaattacttactgTTATGTAGCTCTGTCTTGTAATTTGCAAAATCTATTTCCATTTCTATAGTATCACTAAGAGGTTCATTGTAAAATTCCTCAAATGGCAAGTACGGTTTTCTAGAATCTAATACATTAATATCTAATTCCACagctgaaacaaataaaaataaagtatgagacaaaatttaaaaacaaataaataaatgcctaTCTATTAATGCACACATACGTATTTTTCCATTCcatatatataagtacttgTTTTGTATATAGATTTCATtaacaattacaaaaaaaaatgcaaatatcGAATTATAACCAAAAGATGTAGTGTATTGCACAAAGAAGAATGCTACAATTCAGAGATTTTTAacctattataattataacctaattttattatgttacacctaaaattaagttatataaattaaaaatgtattttccttTTGTTGTATGGGGctgaactaaaaaaaaatccctaaAATTCCGCGGGAACGGAAAATAtcaggattcttcttttacgcggACCTACTTTAGTAATTAATGAAGGTTGACTGATAAGATAAAACATGAGgttcataatttaaataaataaaacgccACATGGTTCATACCTAAAGGATCGTCCGGCTGCGAATGTTTGGCGGCCTTCATGGGCGCGAACAGGTGGTCGATGACGTCCCCGAGCGGGTCGAGCTGGCGCGGCGCCGCCACCGGCTCCTCGCGCAGCCAGCCCGGCTCCATGGCGCCCGCCGCCATGTTGGCGTAGTACACTATCTGTGTGGCACATTGCAAGAGGTAATGGTGTCAATAAGAGTTTGAGTATGTGGTGTTTACCTTCAATGGTAACATATGTATTAGATTGTATATCATGTTTCAATGTAGCAAACAATGGTagaccaaataaataaaataatgctcACTTCGTTCATGACATTGCCAATTAGCACGAGGTCCATTCTAGCAAGTTAAGTGTACCGCTcgtataatattaatacattcAAAACTTGCCATGTGAACTATTTCTTATTAAACTGACTTTTAAACATTCGCGTTGAATTAtactaaataatacatttatttaaactcgGATGGTTCGAATCaggttacaatgatccgtggtgaCCGAGCCACCAGGCCAGACTAATCAGAAATATTTCATCTTCTATCTTGTAAGTCTAAAATTTCCAATCAAATAAGAAAGATCATCTTTCATATTGACTGCGGATTGAGCCTAAAATATGTGGCATACCTTTCTAGACGAAGGAAGCTTTTCTTCGTACTTGGATACCAAAATATGATTTGCAAACTATAGGTTTCAAACTGCCAAGTGAAAAGATATCGAAAAGCGTAACGACAGAAATAAACGATTGAGCAAGAGCAG is drawn from Amyelois transitella isolate CPQ chromosome 6, ilAmyTran1.1, whole genome shotgun sequence and contains these coding sequences:
- the LOC106139243 gene encoding ubiquitin-protein ligase E3A isoform X1; protein product: MNSKSETDEASRGSEASSSNNSSTPHNSEAQPSSGLCISTGTDSTQDIMKRAAAKQLIERYFYQLLDGCGNPDCDNQYCASSGAAQNLTPNEAAAEAIKLFYKEARLCDSLPNKVPRTEASTCNTSAGTTCHISNTNESADNKEVKADIPTTSTSQLESTSKEVKPETSHSVSQQEECKNLSHNNGSPLTEERIQLLCDECLRTKMPQPLVRALGEAFTQPAILARCFQSKIEQDRSSDDGGKNKDKESKAMCSSSDPDKDVDSVAGPGLDVASCRRAFQYLAKVPSDYYSSALVTALTTLAENLEIDLRITKKMSMEDAVNCFVIAFEVPDLGCSDYLEIALPALCHAAEHLSVKAQARLARVWAQHCKESLRHILETLQQLITLRVISTNYSSHFTLQEDESVTMATKLMKIVYYANMAAGAMEPGWLREEPVAAPRQLDPLGDVIDHLFAPMKAAKHSQPDDPLAVELDINVLDSRKPYLPFEEFYNEPLSDTIEMEIDFANYKTELHNSKKFTFLRYPFILTPATKSLGLYYENRIRMHSERRVSMFHAVVGAVPPMPFLRLKVRRTHIIDDALVELEMIAMERVLDLKKQLVVEFEGEQGVDEGGVSKEFFQLIVEEIFNPDYGMFTHHPDSNTVWFNPTSFETEAQFTLIGIVLGLAIYNNIILAVDFPMVVYRKLMGKKGSFEDLADWNPTLYRGLKDMLEYTGEDLEEVYYQTFRICYQDVFGNNIFHDLKKDGDSIFVTQENKKEFIDLYSDFLLNKSVETQFKAFRRGFVMVTDESPLSALFRPEEVETLVCGSKNFDFNELEKSTEYDGGYSADSKIIRDFWSIVHSLSIDDKRKLLEFTTGSDRVPVGGLSYLKLIIARNGPDCDRLPTAHTCFNVLLLPEYNSEEKLRDRLMKAISYSKGFGML
- the LOC106139243 gene encoding ubiquitin-protein ligase E3A isoform X2; the encoded protein is MKRAAAKQLIERYFYQLLDGCGNPDCDNQYCASSGAAQNLTPNEAAAEAIKLFYKEARLCDSLPNKVPRTEASTCNTSAGTTCHISNTNESADNKEVKADIPTTSTSQLESTSKEVKPETSHSVSQQEECKNLSHNNGSPLTEERIQLLCDECLRTKMPQPLVRALGEAFTQPAILARCFQSKIEQDRSSDDGGKNKDKESKAMCSSSDPDKDVDSVAGPGLDVASCRRAFQYLAKVPSDYYSSALVTALTTLAENLEIDLRITKKMSMEDAVNCFVIAFEVPDLGCSDYLEIALPALCHAAEHLSVKAQARLARVWAQHCKESLRHILETLQQLITLRVISTNYSSHFTLQEDESVTMATKLMKIVYYANMAAGAMEPGWLREEPVAAPRQLDPLGDVIDHLFAPMKAAKHSQPDDPLAVELDINVLDSRKPYLPFEEFYNEPLSDTIEMEIDFANYKTELHNSKKFTFLRYPFILTPATKSLGLYYENRIRMHSERRVSMFHAVVGAVPPMPFLRLKVRRTHIIDDALVELEMIAMERVLDLKKQLVVEFEGEQGVDEGGVSKEFFQLIVEEIFNPDYGMFTHHPDSNTVWFNPTSFETEAQFTLIGIVLGLAIYNNIILAVDFPMVVYRKLMGKKGSFEDLADWNPTLYRGLKDMLEYTGEDLEEVYYQTFRICYQDVFGNNIFHDLKKDGDSIFVTQENKKEFIDLYSDFLLNKSVETQFKAFRRGFVMVTDESPLSALFRPEEVETLVCGSKNFDFNELEKSTEYDGGYSADSKIIRDFWSIVHSLSIDDKRKLLEFTTGSDRVPVGGLSYLKLIIARNGPDCDRLPTAHTCFNVLLLPEYNSEEKLRDRLMKAISYSKGFGML